From the genome of Solanum lycopersicum chromosome 12, SLM_r2.1:
AATGGTTAGATGATCAACCCACTTCATCTGTAGTGTTCCTCTGTTTTGGTAGCGGAGGAAGTTTTACGATAGAGCAAGTTAAGGAAATATCATATGCTCTCGAGAATAGTGGGTGTCGGTTTTTGTGGACATTGAGACAACCACCACAGAAAGATGCAACACTTCCAGGTGactatgaaaattttgaagaagtATTGCCAGAAGGGTTCTTGCAGAGAACACAAGGGATTGGAAAggtattgttgttatttttctttcttttctttttctcacaTGGAGTCAGGTCCTGATCCATATTCAAAGCTCGAACCTGAAACTCTTGATTAAGAGTGGAGGAGcgttcattttattttgaatgattTAGAACTAGCATactaaaaaatacattttatttataaaaaaaaaaaaaagcaatatccaatttttcataattctaTCTTTTGGCTCCTCATTTCTCACCCTCTTCAAGAAtcctgtttctttttttttcgctCCAAAATCCTATATAAAGAGTTGAGAGATTTAAGAGTATTCCGAACTTCTATTCGAATATACATTACAAATTTTCTGGATGATGCATTGTATTTTGGGAGTACGTTGTCACTTGTTATCTAGATATAAAATCTACTCTGAAGACAACGACTTTCATAGTGTACCATTAACTTCATTTTATCTTGTATTACTAATTATTACATCTTATTATTTCCATCTCTACTATTTTTCAACAGGTGATAGGATGGGCACCTCAATTGGCCATTTTATCTCACAAAGCAGTGGGTGGCTTTGTGTCGCACTGTGGATGGAATTCGACTTTGGAAAGCACCTATTTTGGAGTGCCAATGGCTACTTGGCCAATGTACGCAGAGCAGCAAGCAAATGCATTTCAGTTGGTTAAGGATTTGGAAATGGCAGTCGAGCTAAAGATGGATTACAGGAAGGAACCAACAGGGAAGATGGGCCAAAAAGTTATAGTGAAAGCAGAGGAGATTGAGAAAGCAATAAGAGAACTTATGGACCCTGAAAATAAAATTCGGATGAAAGTGAAGGAGATGAAAGAGAAGAGCAGAGCAGCAACCACGGAAGGAGGCTCTTCTTACACTTCTATTGGAAGTTTCATCCAGAGTATCATGGAGAATACTCCATGATTAGCTGCTTTGATATGTTTTTCCTTGAACCTagggtctatcagaaacaacctctctacctctagAAGGTAGAAGTAAGGTTTGCATACAGTTTACTCTCCCCTGACCCACTTGTGGATTACGTggagtatgttgttgttgttgttgtaatttgATCGATATAGTTGGTTATGTACCCTCGTTTCTAAGTTACTAGCAAAGGTTGCCCGTGCTGAGCACGACCAAGATTGTATTAGTtgttataatatctttttttagcTGAATTTGTTTCTCAGTAGTTTTTAGTTCACACGTCCAAGCACATATAGATCAGCATTCAGCATTCCCactcaaaatgaaaaattaagccaaaaaagaaaaagaggaagaagaaccCACTTAAAAGAGTGTTacagaaaataaaaggaaaaaaatatttaagagaaAAAGAGTGAACAAGAATGAAAGAGAGGAGAAGAACCCACcagagaaagagtaaaatttctTTGTAAGACATGCTAAGCTGTAATTGTCACGGAATCAGCTCATCAAAGTAAAAGCAGCAACTCAACCGATGTTCCAGCCTGCTTTCTGTTGAAGAGTAGTTAATACCTACTCTCTGTAGTTATAATCAAGCTGACATTACTTCCAAGTCTTAGCTGAAACAAATTTAGTGCATTAAAAATTGTTGTGTATAACTTTTAATTGCTTGATCTTGATGTTTATGTCGTACCTATATATATGGTCTTCTCAAGCCTTCCATATTTCAATTAAGAATTATTTGCAAAGGCATGCAACTCAGTAAACAACTTAATTTACAAGTTAATGGATGGGTCTGGTTAAGCCATATGAATGATTTAATGTGTCATTGCTTTCAGTTTCTACGGacatacaaaaaaaagatagagatgAGGTAGAATTCTTACtacatttttcaatttcaagatcTTATATAAAATCCAATAACTATACCTATGTCCGGCTATACTAAAGAATTATTGCATAGTATTAGTTTAAAGAGCCAAGTCTAATGGTTAAAAAAAGAAGCTATTTTCTAAGTTGCTCTACTTTTGATCTCTTACCAACTATATAGCAGAAGCTTAAGTTGTATAATTTTCTGGTTTTCCTTGAGTATTTACAGCTTGATATTGTTTCtataacatttacatgaaaATACAAATGTTCCTTTCATATTTTGATTCTTCATCATACCCCTTTCCACTTAAGTTCATCTAATTGTTTCTAAACATCGGATCTATGCAGAGGTTTTATCTGACAGTTACTGCCAAGGATTCTACTATCTAATCATTCTTCATAGTGCATGTTTCATATGAGCTTTCCATTTGTCAGCTGAAGCATGTTAAATTATATTAGTTTAGGCTTTCCGATAGGtcaaaaaagtaaacaaaagttACCAATTACCATTAATGATCAACAATGGAAATCATGAGTTAATGGCATATTTTGTGCTTACTTAAGCTGGTTAAAGATGGCTAGCTAGAAGTGCTAATAGGAGAATTGCATCTTCCAATCGGAACAGGTAAATGTGTTCCATTCCATGTGAGCTTTCAATATCATCTTTTGGTCCTTTATAAGTGGTTCCATTTCTATTCGATATTTCCAAGAATATACTTAGGGTTCTTTAGGGTGTTGAACCTTGCTATTTTATTCGAGGATACACTTTTGTAAGCACTTATGGGTCACTCTATCATATGGGAGTAGTACGTCATCATTTTCAAGAGGGAGAAGAGTTCCTTTGTTCCATAAGAGGGACAGATGTGCCACGAATGTCATCTCATAAATGGATGCAACTATTGCAAGGTCATATCTGAAAAAACATTGACAAAAACCTTCCTTTCATTTTATTGCAGAACTTTTTAAGaggttttttttcctttccagATCTGTTATTTGTGCTTTCATTGTTCattagtttacaaatatattcatCTTAGCAACCATACAAAAAAAGCTGAGGGACAGTAGTCTCATTAGTGCGTTTAAACACTTGAGAACAAAAGGGAAAAATTGGTTTGAATACATTTGATAGAAACAAAGGGTAAAATTGGTTGTAAACCACGATCGTAGAGTTAGCTTACAAAGTCGAGAGTGGTGTATGAAGAGGAGAAACTGCAAAAAGAAGCCTTAGCTACAAGCTTACAGTAATTGACTTGTGAAAAGAACAAAGTTTCAACTGCTTAAACATACTTCCCAGTGCCGAATCTTCTTTGTACAGAAATATTAGGCACACGGGTACGAGCCATCTAGTAAATGTTACTAGAGTGATCAGCCTAACCTTCCATTGCCTTAACAAAGTTTCAGTTCCCACTccttatgtatttattttcCCTCACCCATACTTTTATACCTTTTTCTTGATCAAGGTAGGAAAACTTTACCTAAATATAAGGTTTTGTTTCTCATCTGTTTGCACATTGAAGCAGAGAAGTTGATAATAATCAAACAACCACACACAAGATGAGTTTCAGGTCAATCCAACTAGAGAAATAGAGCCATCACTTTCTACAAACCACAGGAACCAATCCCCACAATCATCAGTATACTGCATCATAAGACCCTTCAAAGAATCTGAACTGAATAGATTAACATAAACTCGATCGAGTCATATTCAAGCAACCATCATGGAAGAGAGTTTAAAGGAAAGTACCAGTCAGATATAAGTTTGCCCAATACTCAATGTGTTGATGAAATGTAAGAAGTAAAATCCACTGGCAAATATATCTTAGGATTCTTCGGATCAGGGACCCAATGTATCTCACTCATGTTTGGTTTCTCCACATAGGCCATGGTAAACTCTCCCACTTTTTCTGCCTTGCCTCGCTTACCTGCCCGTAGTACATGGTTATTGCGGTTATTGCGAATATAAGAAAAGATGCCATTTTCTAACCGGATGATATCCCCAGGTTCAAAAACATCACATTCATCACCCCACATTTGAAAGTGAACCGCAGCTGTCTCATCTGCAACTAGTGCCAAACATGTCTTGTGTTGCCCTTCTAAATCTATCCTCCCTTTGTCCAAAACAATAAACTTTGTGTTTATATTGTTCAATGCAGCAGGTACGATGTCTTTTAGAAACTGCATCCTTTGACAATATGATACAATATCTGCAACCAAAAATTTCCAAACTGTCTTAATTACCTCaggcaaacaaaaaatttaacttttccGCACTCTTTTTCCAATcaaaaatttaatgattattttcaCAACGTATTGGTCATATTTACTATATTCTCCTGATTACATAATATGTAATTGCTTTAAAggtaaattttgtttataaaatttgtttgcatttcaccaaattttcttaaagaagataACACAACCATCATATTTTACTATTACCGGCATAATTCTACCCTGCTACCAAAGGAACCCTTAGTGACAAACTATTTTTCCTGGGGCATTTTAACAAACACAAGGAGTGCATAGCTCTCTattagaaagaaagaagaaaacaacatACTTTATTGTTGAGACTATTACCCCAATAGTAGGTTACTGTTTGAAGCATATAGAAGTAATTAGTATTTAAATATGGTTGAAGGCGTCAATTGATCAGAAATAGTATGTTATTTTCAACTATAATATCACAACTTCCAATTTCAAATGCGAACTACTGAAAAACAGAAACCCAATATAGAAAATCCAAGAACCAATTCAAAACCATCAATGTAAGCTCAAAAACCAACTTATAGGCACAAACATCATGAAACAAGATTTACCATTGCATGGCATAAGCAGTCATCCATATTCTACGATTTTTTAGTATAATATCAGACAGCTCCCCTCAATGTTCAAATTCCAACTAATAAGGAAGAGAACTACGGTCAATATAAGAAATCCAAAAACATCAACGGAAgctcaaaactaactaaaagacACAAACTTTATGTAACAAAGATTTACCGTTGCATAGCATAAGCCGTAATACAAACTCTAAGAATTCCCCAGTATAATATTACACAATTCATCAATGTTTATACACTTATTCTACCAAGAAACAGAAAGCCTATTCACGAAAAGTCAGAAAGGATCCAAATCATCAATTTAAACTCCAAAACCAACTAAAAGACACGAACTTTCTGAAA
Proteins encoded in this window:
- the LOC101254168 gene encoding uncharacterized protein is translated as MQFLKDIVPAALNNINTKFIVLDKGRIDLEGQHKTCLALVADETAAVHFQMWGDECDVFEPGDIIRLENGIFSYIRNNRNNHVLRAGKRGKAEKVGEFTMAYVEKPNMSEIHWVPDPKNPKIYLPVDFTSYISSTH